A stretch of Blautia liquoris DNA encodes these proteins:
- a CDS encoding ABC transporter ATP-binding protein, with protein sequence MILQTHELTKKYGEFYALNGVSITVKKGDIYGLVGRNGAGKTTFFKCIMGLAAPTDGAIEINGETANLNAARRQMGFMITPSFFPYLNAKENLEYLCRVKGVKEKGKVEWLLKIVGLMGVKKPFKVFSLGMKQRLGIAGALLASPPVVVLDEPINGLDPQGIIDMRTVIKEAHTQTGATFLISSHILAELDLVATRFGFIEQGVLLKEISHKELHERTKKSLLVEVDNTSKAQTILQSSGVEIAAVSGRQLTLDAHFDKSDELARALVNGGVKLYDLHRQETTLEEYFMRLIGGGRHA encoded by the coding sequence ATGATTTTGCAAACACATGAGCTGACAAAAAAATATGGTGAATTCTACGCGTTGAATGGAGTATCCATAACGGTAAAGAAAGGCGATATTTATGGTCTTGTGGGCCGCAATGGTGCGGGGAAAACAACCTTTTTCAAATGTATTATGGGACTCGCGGCACCTACCGACGGGGCAATCGAAATAAACGGTGAAACGGCGAACTTGAATGCCGCCCGCCGTCAAATGGGGTTTATGATTACCCCCTCGTTTTTTCCGTATCTGAATGCAAAAGAGAATCTAGAATATCTTTGCCGGGTAAAGGGGGTAAAAGAAAAAGGCAAGGTAGAATGGTTATTAAAGATCGTAGGACTTATGGGCGTGAAAAAACCTTTTAAAGTCTTTTCGCTGGGAATGAAGCAACGCCTTGGCATTGCAGGGGCCCTGTTGGCCTCGCCCCCTGTCGTTGTATTAGATGAACCGATCAACGGCCTTGATCCACAAGGGATTATTGATATGCGCACAGTGATAAAAGAGGCACATACACAAACAGGAGCAACTTTTCTCATATCGTCTCACATCTTAGCGGAACTTGATTTAGTGGCAACACGTTTTGGATTTATTGAGCAGGGTGTTTTGCTGAAAGAAATATCGCATAAGGAATTGCACGAACGGACGAAAAAATCCCTTCTTGTCGAAGTGGATAACACATCAAAAGCGCAGACGATATTGCAATCGTCAGGTGTAGAAATTGCCGCCGTAAGTGGCCGCCAACTAACTTTAGATGCTCACTTTGACAAATCTGATGAGCTGGCCCGTGCTTTGGTAAATGGCGGTGTAAAGCTATATGACCTTCATCGGCAGGAAACCACATTGGAAGAATATTTTATGCGTTTGATTGGGGGTGGACGACATGCTTAA
- a CDS encoding YxeA family protein — protein sequence MKKIVLWIVLAAVVVIGVAGAIWGKEYYEDRYIGKDYYAMVPSNFDMTPEPLYDDKGKSQDIGKLYKLTAYNEKGEAKEVEFTVRGGDSTKYPQPGEFLLVSVSKQLVVKQSVISESSVPNAALTKIRENQ from the coding sequence ATGAAAAAAATAGTATTATGGATTGTTCTGGCGGCAGTAGTTGTGATTGGTGTAGCAGGTGCGATATGGGGGAAAGAATATTACGAAGACCGCTATATAGGAAAGGACTATTATGCAATGGTTCCCTCAAACTTTGATATGACACCGGAACCCTTGTATGATGATAAAGGCAAATCTCAAGATATTGGAAAGCTATATAAGCTGACGGCATACAACGAAAAAGGAGAAGCTAAAGAAGTTGAATTTACGGTTCGCGGAGGAGATAGTACAAAATATCCGCAGCCGGGCGAATTTTTATTAGTAAGTGTAAGCAAACAGCTTGTCGTCAAGCAGAGTGTTATTTCGGAAAGTAGTGTTCCGAACGCCGCACTTACAAAGATTAGAGAAAATCAATAA
- a CDS encoding helix-turn-helix transcriptional regulator has protein sequence MDILQYKSNQIITFWKGEITLIWNRIKVLRAEQDWTQADLAEKVGISRQAVISIEKYKYTPSLELAFKIAETFGISIDKVFEHRKEE, from the coding sequence ATGGATATATTACAATACAAAAGTAATCAAATCATTACATTTTGGAAAGGAGAGATTACATTGATATGGAATAGAATTAAGGTGTTGCGAGCCGAACAGGATTGGACACAGGCTGATTTAGCAGAAAAAGTCGGAATATCACGACAGGCGGTTATTTCAATAGAAAAATACAAATATACACCATCATTGGAGCTGGCTTTTAAGATTGCAGAAACCTTTGGCATTTCTATTGATAAAGTTTTTGAGCATAGGAAGGAAGAGTAA
- the tnpA gene encoding IS66 family insertion sequence element accessory protein TnpA, which yields MREQQASGLTIKAWCYQNHFTKDQYYYWKRLLKEVCLEATLPEIVQVPLPIGEEGCPVARVLRSFAPLINSITRSDLNLALKFLLCLDIAMNPFFLTDFSISDSLKSV from the coding sequence ATCCGGGAACAGCAGGCAAGTGGCTTGACCATCAAAGCCTGGTGTTATCAGAATCACTTCACCAAGGACCAGTACTACTACTGGAAGCGTCTTCTTAAAGAAGTCTGTCTCGAGGCCACGCTTCCAGAGATTGTTCAAGTTCCACTTCCCATTGGAGAAGAAGGTTGCCCAGTTGCAAGGGTATTGAGATCTTTCGCTCCCTTAATTAACTCAATCACAAGGTCTGATTTAAATTTGGCACTAAAGTTTCTTCTTTGTCTGGACATAGCAATGAATCCTTTCTTTCTTACTGATTTTAGTATATCAGATTCATTAAAATCTGTCTGA